The Anguilla rostrata isolate EN2019 chromosome 2, ASM1855537v3, whole genome shotgun sequence genome contains the following window.
TGAAGGCTGTTTTTTTGGCTGTTAACATTCATCACCCAGAAACCACAAACCAGCTACAGAACAAACATGGTGCATAAAAGGATGTGAAATGCTTAGTCAGTAGGAGAATGCAGAAGGTTTCCATATTTTACTACTGCATATATATGGTAACCTGCAGAAGTATAGCAAGGAGTTATTTACTGGTCTCTGCATGGATTATATATAGATAGGGCTGTATTAGTAGTGTGACCAAAGATGTGGTTGAAGGGGACCATAATGtgagagccaatcaggagccaaGCACTGAGCTCAAAATTCTAAAACGCATCATTTTCATGCCCCATTCATAGTGCAGAAATAGAGccttgttaaattattttcaatggcTAAATTTAACACGATACAATATGCACAGCTCCTTCACCCGATGAAAAAGGCCAGCTCTACAGTTACTATGAGGGTAAAAGGAATGTTCAGCTGGGACCAGGAGATTATTGCACATACAAGGAAGAATGGAGGCAGACCACGCTGCTGTGGCTGGGTCAGGGAAAAGGAGGCCAGCTTAAAGGAAAAGCTGGCACCGCTCAGCATAGAAACAGGAGAAACCAGCGGCTGATTACCTGACCATTGACGGAAACACTGGCTCACTTGGAATCGTAGTTGTCAGTACCATTCAGAACATAAGAATTTCTTAAGGGACATACTGTAATAACACAGCCATGCCAAGGCACTGAATTTCTaagatttgttatttttgtatgcagATAAACCCAGGTGTAGGATAAAATGATCAAACATACCCTTCAGTGCTTATATGAACATGCAGATCATGCTGTTAATTTTTTGAATCTAGCGCTTCATTTCCATATGGGCTTGAACTCTGAAGTACAACTGCAAGCAGTACTTGATGGCAAGAGACTCACATGTTCTGGAAGGACAGCATTCAGACAGTTGGAAATGATCGACATACAAAATGCCATGCATTGTCCCCATCAATGCCCACAAAGGACAGCATTCCAGAGGTGTAAACTTTAATAGTCGCCTGAAGAAAACTTCTAAATGACATCAAGTGAAAACTTAGCAGTTGCTTAGttcagagtggaaaaaaacccTGGCCCTTCCAGTGTAGTCTGATTGCAATGGTTTCCATGAGCTTTTTAATGGAAATTCTCAACATGGAAAGAAACAGGCAAATGAAACGCATTCAGTCCATCTGCACAACTGAAGACCTCTGAGGTCTTGAGTAATTTTTATCAGGCCCTGGCTGTACAGTACTTCTGAAAATAGGCATGCAGCAGCAAACTGATTCACTACAGTACACAAATGAGCCTAACTCAAGTGGAACCACACAAACAGAACCAGAAATAAAATGGTCATTTCTACTGTATGTACATGGTTGAAAGCAAAGAAGAACATTCTTCAGATATTTCtgtctttaaataaattaaaatgtctatATTTTTCATAGTATATTTTCCCTGTTCTATTCGTTattctgttatttcattttgcagGTGTGCAGGGTACCCCATCCATGCCTTAAAATTGTTGCCTTCCTCTGGTCATTTATACAATTTGaccaacattttttaaaggtcacATTTAGTTGTTCTTTTGAGAAACCACCCATAGCTCACACGGCTATAATAATTAACATTGACCTAACTTGGTCTGGGACTTCTTTTGTAAAGGCATTATCTTACATTGAAAAGCCCTGTTAAGTATAGCACACATCAAGTAGAAGACTGCCCTAAAAGGGCTGTCTGATAAATTATTGGcataaccaaataaaaaatctccctgggttgttttgttattttattattattttttttaaaaaagaaatcaaccGACGGGGCActgaagtgtttttaaataaaacaagaaaaggcGTAACATGCCAAAGCACACCAAGTCAAGACAAGAACATCCATAAACCGTCCCtgtggcacctctctctctctttggcaGCGCGTAAGGAAGGGTGTCAGTCAATACAGAGGCATATaattcctgttcctgtctgccAGATACAAGTCTCAGCGGCCACATGGAGAGCATGTTTGTTATTTCTACCTACGGTTATGAGAGGAGTCCCACCAGTGCCTATTGAACAACCAACAAGCCACCCCCAAgatgaattgcttcagtgattCAGGAACAGTAATATTGCACACAGCAAAAAACATGGGTGTCAAATTGGCTGAGCTTTGGTTTGTGAACAGTCTAAGGGTGTGGGCACGAGGGACCATGTGGACAGATCAGTCGCCCTTGAGAAGTGAAGGTATGAATACAAGTGTGGGTCTGTCTCACTCTGCCTGAATAAGACAGGGTAAGCGGGAGAGCACTCAGAGTGCTTGAAGCAGAAGCTCCAGGCATCAGATTCAGGCAGTATGTAGGGGAACATTCTCCGtgccttaaaaataaaacatcttgaAATTAAGAGCTTTCACATTTGGTTGAATCATGAACCTAAGAatggtttgtgtttttcaaaatgaaagacagCAGATAAtgtgatcatttaaaaacaacaggggTATCACTACCACAGGTAAAACCATCCATGCTGTTGCCAAGAACTGTTACTCCACCTTCTTCAGTATGTCTGCTGGCAGTGTCACCAAGAAGTGGGGGGGCCGTGTTGAGAGGAGGTGCTGCCCGTCTCCCAAGGTCGAGTAGACTGAGTCTGAGTCACATGGTGATCCCCCAGCCCCACCTAAGGTTTCCTCAAAATGGAGAGTTCATGCCCAGTTTGGTCTCAAACTGCAACTTCTGCCTCTTCTGGTAACGCACTCGCACCCTGAAATTGGGGGGAAATTGAACGCAGTGTTGACAAATTCAATCACCAAAATCTGAGCTCGGATGAAGCAAATCCTGAATTTTTTTAGGTTTAGAGGGATTTTTAGTATTCAGGCCAGCATTTGGTCACAACTGAGCTGCTTAATTATTCATCTGAGAAGAATTCTGCCTATTAGTGGGAGCTTTTTATACaacattctctcttttttcacacacatgcacacacgcacatacacacacagtctctctctctctctctctctctctcacacacacacacacacacacacacacacaggtgtgtatgcccctcccctttcctcatGTCCTACCTGATTTCATGTAGTTTAACTGCCTCGTTGATCAGTACCACCAGTAATGGTGAAAGTGACACCAGCAGCCACACCAGCATAGGGATGTCGCTCAGGCCAAATTGCACATTGTTACCACTTCTGTCTTGCCACAGTTGAAAGTCTACAGTTGCCTGTACCACCTGTCCCAGCAACCTGGACCcagaaaggaggaaaaacaaaatgataatatCGTACACTGTAGAAAACACCCCTCTGACGTATCCTTCAACAACACCCTCATCACTatagatcagggctgcccaaccctgtccctggagatccaCTGTCATACAGGTTTTTActttaacaaagcacacctcattcaacatctAGAGATGtagttgagctgctaattattagaatcaggtgtgccaaattatgtttgaaaaaaaaaaaccaacaagacTGGAAATCTCcatgaacagggttgggcaatCCTGATATAGATTATATGCAAGTGAGCAAAAACCTTTTCttcatttcaaaaagttttcATAAATGTCAATTAAACTAAATTCCCAACAGGCTACAGTGAGAAAAGAATTCcagtaataaaacaaatgtaacaaaaaacataattctgGAAAACAAACACGTCAGAAAAGGATGGGTTAGGACAACATGTAAAACAAGAGTCAACACAGAAAGACACTGGAACATGATCCCTTGAAACTATGCGATAATCACATGGTTCTCGGTTCTCCCATATCAAGATTCTGCACCACttcacaaatatacacattattGCTGCATTtgtatattgtgtgtttttaatacaCTGCCTTAAAATATATTACCATAGCGCACTGGCCCGGTGTACTGGGCCAGTCTTTCATGTTTGCGcctatttttactttttctatTCCCATGGTTACCATTGGTCCTTTGGGTACATGCTCAGAAGATTCAGACCAAAAGCATGACAATGACTCTGTAATAAGTTTCTAAATGAAGGGGCTGCATAAACTAAGTTGTGAGAATTTATTTGTAAGTTTTTatttggaaatggaaaaaaaacaaatgctgtgACAAAGATAGAATTTGACTGAGACAGACCATAACCAGGGAAAGCTGCCTTCCTTCCAAGTAGGGGGTTAGGTCACTACTCATATAAACCAAAGCAGTACCACAGCAGAGCAGTGACAAACTTAAAATGATATACCATGGCACATCCTGCTTCAATAACACCTAGAAATTGTAATTATATAATACATGGCAAATTTacaacatttaattatttttcagaacTACACGCAACTTCCTGCTTATTGAGTTGGTGACAATATGCTTATAGTGCAAATGTGACTGGCCATAAAAATGCCGAGCATTACACTGCTTGAATAGCAGCTTTTGAATGATCCGTCAATGACTGGAGTGTGAAATATCACTTTCATGCATTCAGAGTTCTTGCACAGTTACTGTTTTCAGTAGCAGGGAAAGTGTTAGCAGTGGTAACATAGCAGCAGGAGTAGCAGTGTCAGATAACCTAAAAATCACAATCCCTTGTTCTGAAGAGAGCAGGTTGTGTAGGCAGGCAAACGGGAACAGGTGAGCAGGCAAGAAGAGctgacacacaagcagacacttACACCACAGGCACAGTCAGGCACCACCAGGTGTTACTGAAGGGGCTCTTTCTCCATACCGGCTGGGAGCGATGCACATAGCTCAGAGAGATTACCACTGACGGAGAGAGcaggaaaagagaggggggtgagggaagagaggggcgGAGACAGGTCAGGGGACAGGAGTCACTCAAAACAGGAAAGACAATTACAGGTAAATAAAGATAGATCAGTGcctggggggaaaaacatgGTACGCTTTATGCCTAATAACATTTCCCTTTCAATGCTAACACCACTCTGATGGGAAATGTGAACAATGCATAGCATACGAACCGCGAAGCGTGCGTAACAGTATATTCACAGATGTCACACCTCTTTGCAACCATTACTTTGAGGCAATCCTCAGTCAACCCATCATTACAGGGATTTTATTGATCACATAATTAAATATAGCGTTGAATTCTAAATGGCAGcaatacagaacacaaacaaTTGGAGAGAGGAATGAGTAGTACTGAAAACAGGCTTTGGAGGCAACTGGAAACGCAAGAGCGTTTTCAAAACTGTCCAACTTTTGAATACTATAGTAGTAGATATAAATCATCTTTATGTCAATActttaaacactgaactaatAAGTATCCTAAAGGGCTCAAAAAATCTCAATGAACTTGAACAGACAGGCTTTCAAAGGCAGATTTTGAGACATTTATACCTGTGTGGAGTGCCAGGAATCCAGCCATCACCTTCTGACAGAGCAGCAGGCCGTTTGAGAGATCACTAAACCAGTGTGGAGCGCGGGGATCCGAGCTGCTTTCGATCAAACAGTAcgagcacacagaacacacagtcaGCATGGGGCAGCATAGGCCCAAGCCAAACCAGGAGAACTGCTCAAACTGAAAGTGCTATCAATATAAACCTTTATGAGGAGGACTCAGCTGACATGGgggtggccggggggggggggggggtctcacctGACAGTGAGGATGTGGACGCAGCTGCTGTTGTCAGACCTGGGGATGGTGCTGTTGGCAGCCAGGGAGCACACGTTATGCAGCGTGAAGCCGAACCCCAGCAGGTACGCACACACCGTCAGACTGAACTTCAGCAGGAAACACCCCAGGAAGTACTGCTGGGTCTACCACACAGCCAGATACATACATGCACCGGTGAGCGTGTTGTCAAACGCGATACACAGTTCTGTCgcgtaaataaaaaatgaggcaGCTCTTCGACAGAAATCATCAGAGCAGAGCCAGGGCTCACCTTCCTGGGAATGGCATCCAGGTTCTTGCCCGTGGCGACTGACATCACGGAGCTGTCCGGCGGCTTCCCCAGGAGGGACACACtgtcccgcacacacacaaacagaacctGGTTAGCACAGACGCTAGCCCATTCAGAAATACACATAGCCCGgaataaagggaaaaataatCCCACTAACTAGTGCCGGACATCACTACTGCTAACACTCCTACCGTTAACAGATGCTACCACCGttcctacacacacagacggcgtatgagaggaaggagagggcaTATGGGATGAGGGAGTAGGGAGTTCCTCCGGCTCTCACCTGAGCAGCGGGTAGCAGAAGCAGGACAGCCACAGGATATCGGTGATGTTCACAGGAGGAGGAAGCTGAACCAGACACGCCACAAACTGCAGCACAAAACAACGGCGAAGACCGCCATCTTTAAATTTAAACACTCTCTCCAGCACATGGGGCAGACGGCCATTACGAACACGGTACAGACTTTCCCGCAGGGTATTACTGCCTGAATGCATTCCGATACAAGATACTGATGAGGTTTGACAGCAAACTATACTTGAGGCCACTATACACCACTGCAAACATTTCAAGGGCATAATCTTCAGTCGGGCTCACCTGAATGACGACCAGGGTAAGCTGACActgcagcaggaagaggaagcactTTCGGATGCCGTAAGTGGTATGCCGTGCCTGTGGGAAAGGAGCGAAGGTAAATGCACTGTATGGCGCAAGCGTAGCCTAGCTGCTCACTCTGAATTACTGATTGCATGATGTCACAGGAAAGAACTGTATGTGGTGGCATAGTATTTAACAATAATGGGGACAAAACCACTTCACTGCATTTTAGTAATTTATTTGTACACTATATTtgactgtaactgtgtgtgcctgcatgacACTTTACCTGCTCGATGAGCTTGACCATGCTCACACTCTCCCCCTGGTGGAAAGTGACGGAACAGGCAAGGCTGTTGAGCTGGCCAGAGAGTCCCAGTGGAGACAGCCCCTCTTCATCGCCGTTCATCCCGCAGTTTGTCACGTAGCCAAATGTCTCCCAAGAGCAGCGCGAGGGGTAAAGAGGGTCCAGCGCGATGCTGTCCAAAAAGCAACAGGATTCACCAAAGAGCACTTTGGTAATGAATCTCCCACCCTAAACCCCTACCTTGTACATGTCCACAGTGAAGGTAAAACGTGGCATTGAAAGGCACTGTTAactctgactcactcactgtTCAGACTGACCTCAGATCGCTCTGCAGGAAGAGGCAGCTGTTGCGGAAGTTGGCCGAGCTCCCCAGGCAGCAGGTCACCTCCCTGTTCTCCTGCATGATTTTCATCATCTCACACATGGCTgcaacgcaaacacacacgcgtgcatacacacaaacgtgcgtgcaaacacacacacacacacacacacacatgtgcacacatgcacagacgcaaaaacacgcaaacacacacatgcgcacatgcacagatgcaaacacacacacacacacacacacacacacacacacagacagtcacaaaTAAATAGCTTCACACGTTGAATACATTACAGAACACAGAATCGTTCTGCTAGGTAAAAAGCAGTAAGTCATAAATGAGCACAGATCAGAGGAGACTGTTCTCATGCAGACTGAAGGCTGTGGGGGGACAGAGCGGTGGTTCTTACTCTCGGGGGTGCAGTCAGTGAAGAGAGGCACCAGCAGAGGCACGTTGTCAATGTTCTTCAGGTGGGGGCGCACCTGGTGGATCCCGCGAGGCAGTTTggcctgagagggagagagaggaggaggttggaggggagcagacagacagccgGTCGGTTTGCGGTGTTCTGGCGGAGGGGCGTACCCGGTTGCAGTCCTCCAGGAAGCTGGGCACGTCGCTGTCCGTGGGCTGGAAGCTGGTGAGGTCCGAGtggccctcctcctccagcagcagggGCCCCTCTGCCTCATCCCGAGAGTCTGGAGAACACAGCGCAGTCATTCACCCAGGCTCCAccccgcacatgctcagtcacaTGCGCCCAGGCTCCAAcccgcacatgctcagtcacaTGCGCCCAGGCTCCAACCCGcgcacatgctcagtcacaCTCGCCCAGGCTCCAccccgcacatgctcagtcacaCTCGCCCAGGCTCCAccccgcacatgctcagtcacaCTCGCCCAGGCTCCAAcccgcacatgctcagtcacaTGCGCCCAGGCTCCAccccgcacatgctcagtcacaTGCGCCCAGGCTCCAACCCGcgcacatgctcagtcacaCTCGCCCAGGCTCCAccccgcacatgctcagtcacaCTCGCCCAGGCTCCaacacgcacatgctcagtcacaCTCGCCCAGGCTCCAACCCGcgcacatgctcagtcacaCTCACCCAGGCTCCAccccgcacatgctcagtcacaCTCGCCCAGGCTCCaacacgcacatgctcagttaCACTCGCCCAGGCTCCAACCCGcgcacatgctcagtcacaCTCGCCCAGGCTCCAACCCGcgcacatgctcagtcacaCTCGCCCAGGCTCCAcccgcacatgctcagtcacaCTCGCCCAGGCTCCaacacgcacatgctcagtcacTCGCCAGCTCAACCGcgcacatgctcagtcacaCTCACCCAGGCTCCAccccgcacatgctcagtcacaCTCGCCCAGGCTCCAACCCGcgcacatgctcagtcacaCTCGCCCAGGCTCCaacacgcacatgctcagttaCACTCGCCCAGGCcccaacacgcacacgcacatgctcagttaCACACGCATTTGGAATTTTACATGCTTTTGTTCTCATGTGAGTCAATGTACAACCTGTCCAGGCCCTCAATTCTATTTCACAAATTCATGCACAATTTTTAATGACAGCCAAAAGAaacattctgtttattttgccaTGAAATCCTGgccagacaaacagacagacacagggaggggTCGAAGCGACGTGGTACCCTGGTGTAGGTCGTCATGCAGGGAGCCGGCGTGGCTGGGGCTGGAGGGGGCGCCGTCAAAGTGACCGTCACCGTTGGGCGTCAGGGAGATGTGGCAGTTCCACCCTGTCTCCAGGCCCATCTTCTCTGCAAACACCTAGAGAGCGCCTCGCATTACACAACACCCGGCCTGAGCCTACACACTTCCTCCCTCCACCTTCCCTCCACCGTCCCACCACCTTCTCTCCGCCTTCCCTCCACCATCCCTACACtgtcctccaccctctcttcctccctccaccctccctacactgtcctccaccctctcttcctccctccaccctccctacactgtcctccaccctctcttcctccctccaccctctctccagCCTCCCTCCACcgtcctccaccctccctccacctTCACTCCACCCTCCCTACACcgtcctccaccctccctcctttGTACCTTGCTGCGAAGCTCGTCCTCCATGGAGAAGTAGACGAAGCGGATACAGGCGTTGACCAGGGCGTCGATCAGCCGCACCGTGTCCAGGCGGGCCTGGAACTGCGAGGACACCATGCCCATGAAGATCTGGCCACTCAAGGCCTGCACGCAGTCCTCCTTCTCCACCACCTCCCCGATGCcctctggacacacacacagaacgagGGGCCAGGGAAGACCGGGAAGTGAGAGGCAGAGCTCCAGCTACGCCCACCACACATAGCCCACCGCCCCCACATCTGCTACACCCACCACACAAAGCCCACCGCCCCCACATCTGCTACGCCCACCACACAAagcccaccgccccccacaTCTGCTACGCCCACCACACAAAGCCCACCGCCCCCACATCTGCTACGCCCACCACACAAAGCCCACCGCCCCCACATCTGCTACGCCCACCACACAAAGCCCACCGCCCCACATCTGCTACGCCCACCACACAAAGCCCATCGCCCCCACATCTGCTACGCCCACCACACAAGCCCACCGCCCCCACATCTGCTACGCCCACCACACATAGCCCAATCGCCCCACCACATCTGCTACGCCCACCACACAAAGCCCACCGCCCCCACATCTGCTACGCCCACCACACATAGCCCACCGCCCCTACATCAGCTACGCCCACCACACAAAGCCCACCTCCCCCACATCTGCTACGCCCACCACACAAAGCCCGCCGCCCCCACATCTGCTACGCCCACCACACAAagcccaccgccccccacaTCTGCTACTCCCACCACACAAACCCCACCGCCCCCGCACCTCTCTGCGCTCCGCCCACTTCCTCCATCTCACCGTCTGAGCTCCAGCTGTTCCTCCTGCTGCCGTGCTTGATGGGCGTGGTGCTGGGCAGCTCCACCCCGGAAAAGAGGGTGGGGCCGGGGGCCAACTCCACACACTTCCCGTTCAGCTGCGGTGACAGCGTCACTTGCATTGGCTTGTAGGCGAAGGCGGAGCAGTACCCTGACAAACAGGCTCGCTGGTAGAAGTCCAGAACCTTCTTCCTGTAGACACCAACCAAATTAAACCATTTGGATTTTATGACacacttcaaaaatatttctgtaaatcacaTATTCATCATCAGACGCTCTTCAATCCTACGAACGGCCACAGTCCGCCAATGGCAAAATCAGCAAACACAGGGCTAAAGTGTTTAACATATGCACTACCAGGACACCCTGTACAGATATCTCAACCATCCAAAGCTCACATTTAAAAGACAAGCAAACAGTCTTTCACCTGTCGGAGCCAGAGAGGGGGTAGATATCGGCACCGTCCCAGAAGTCAGTGCAGGCTTCCAGTATGAGGTCAGCGGAGCCGTGGGAGAGCATCTGTACATTGTCTGGTAAGGGGGGGGATGGAAGAAGAATCATTCTGCAAGTCCACACTTTAATGAAAGTCAAAAATAGAAAGAGAGTGCAATATTGAGATGGCGCTCACTGGTGGTGCTGTCGCGCACGAGCAGGCTGATGAGGTGGCTGATGGGAGGCTGGCGCTTGGTGAAGTTGGGCGTGCGGCGTGGGGCCGACTCCTTGGCCTTCTCGCCCGAGGGCAGCTGGTACAGCGTCAGGTGGTTCTCCTGCTTGAAGAGCTCTCTCGCCCCAGGAGTGAACCCTGCAgcacacagacggacagacagacagacgcacggAGGGACTCAGCGTCTAACAGGAAAAACCCAGGGAGCTACAGTAAGACGGCAGCACAGAGAGTCAACCTGCTGAAAACTGCACATCTTTCAAGGTGTACTAATACAAACATGTCCTAGatgttttggtttgtgtgtcTTAGCTGTGTTTGGAGAAGACAGTCTTTGCATACTGGTTACAATTCCTTACGTCATGCACTGTTTATGCTTAATACATTATGTGCTGGGGAGTGCCTGTGGTATGTACGCTATGagctgcatgtgtctgtgcccGCTGAGCCCTTCTCCAGAGGTTTGGCaaggtttgttttgtgttgtgttttgtcctGTGCAGCGTGTGCCATGCGTGCGGGTAAGGGCGCGTGCCCACCGATGAGCCGGGAGAGCTCGCACAGCCCCCAGGGCACGTGGACGGGCAGCACGGCCCCGTGGCTCTCCTGCAGCGCCAGGTTGGACAGGTGATCAGAGAAGCGGCACAGCTGCTGGGTCACGCCCGAGTTGCACAGGTTCAGCAGGATGTTGAGGCCCAGGGGCTTGAGGGAGGGCAGGTGGCCCTGCCAGCCCGAGTCGTCGAACTGGATGCTGACCGGGTTCTGCTGGTCCTGGGACAGGCTCAGCATCTCCAGGTGGTAGTCGCACACAAAGTCCTCCGCCTCGCAGCAGCCCATCTCCATCCCGCAAGGCTGGGGCCGGGCAGAAAGACAGGAATAAGGGCGGCTGCAGGTTTGAAACCCACAAAGAGAGCGCACTGCCTAATGTACATCTATGATAACTCAGAAGGAGATGTAAGGTGACAGTGTAACTGTAAGGTGAGGCTTCCTCCAATAGCAGAAGCCTATCAGCTTAGGGTGAGGCCTCCAAGAATAGCAGAAACATATCAGCTTAGAGTGAGGCCTCCTCCAATATCAGAAGCCTATCAGCTTAGGGTGAGGCCTCCACCAATAGCAGAAACATATCAGCTTAGAGTGAGGCCTCCTCCAATAGCAGAAGCCTATCAGCTTGTACAAGAGTTCACTAGACCAGGGGAAGGGGATTACCTGTGAGGGGTCCCCCCCCTCGGTGTCGTGGCTGAAGCTGACGTTGGAGCCCGAGGGGTGCTTGGTGCGGGGGGCCTGGGGAGGCCGGCGGGAGCGCAGGGCCTCGGAGGAGCGGGCCGTGTCGTGGGAGGTCTCGCTGGGCTCCTGCTCATGCCCGGTGTGGACGGAGGGCTCCATCGCAGCCATGGACAGCAGAGCTTCCCCTTCCTGCACCTGGGGGAGCGCAGAGATGCTTCGATAAGAGATACGTCAACAGGAGCAGATACAATGGATGGTGGCATATTGTCATTCAGTAGCGCTAGCTTAGCATTTTAAGACATCTGTTGCACTTAGTGGCTCAGATCCTTACTCGTACAAAGTGAGATGCTGTATgctgtggtcttctgctgcaaAATGTTTCAACGCCAAAAGTGGAACATCATGTGAAAACCGCATTTTTAGCTGGATAAATATTAGCTGTCACGCCTCATAAATCTGGGCCCATTTCATAGTTAAGTTAGAGCTATAAATGCACTCGTGTTGTGCAATCCAGCGCTGAAGTCCCCCTGCTCGCCCACCTCGTCCCTGTCCTCGTCCCCCTCCATGCGGCTGAAGGAGCCCACGGAGAGGTCGTCCCGTAGGTCGTCCTGGCTGTCGTGCATCTCCATGCGCCCACTGAAGAAGAGCACGGTTTCGGGACTGGGGTTCGGCCATGACAGCACACCCTGCTTGTCCACGCAGCACAGTACCTGGGAAAGAGCGCAAATACAAGCACTGTCACAGAGcccatcattacattacactacaatCAATCAGGAGCGCAACCTAAAACAACCCAGAGTAACTTACAAAAGCATACAGCAGTACAAGAATACAACGGTACAAGTAAAACtcaacacacagagagagcagggaggggacACTCACGGTGACAGAGCCGAGGCTGTGGAGCAGGCTGGAGGTGTAGCACAGCGTCTGGGACTCTCCTCGCAGCATGCTGACAAAGTGTCTCCACACGCAGCGCAGGAtctcctgcacagacacacagcatcaGCAACCCAGATCCTGCACAGTAACGCATCAGCACCAAAAATCAGGCATGGTAACACACAGCATCAGCACCAGAAATCTGGCACAGCAACAGCATCAGCACCAGAAATCTGGCACAGCAACAGCATCAGCACCAGAAATCTGGCACAGCAACAGCATCAGCACCAGAGATCTGGCACAGCAACATAGAGCATCAGCACCAGAGATCTGGCACAGTAAAGCACAGCATGAGCACCAAAGATCTGGCATAGCAACACACAGCATCAGCACCAACGATCTGGAACAAGCGGGGCATCAGCACCGAAGATTAGGCACAGTTGCCTCTGCACAGTCGCACAGTCATCTGACAGTGGGCTCAGTTCCTGCATGTGGCTTGGCTGTGATAGAGACAGTGGAAAATGTGGAAGCTTCTAAAATGCAGAGCACTGAGATTAAGCCAGGAAGGTGCTGGAAGAGGAACAGCCCGGAGTAGCTGTACTCACCTCATTCCTTCAGACTGACTCAGTGAGCCAGAGGcg
Protein-coding sequences here:
- the tmem94 gene encoding transmembrane protein 94 isoform X4, which produces MELQDKKQEEEPVPLGLSSGQALGTLRDQLCSLLEQHQKQGRRRPALQELWAKSFLHHNNRHSCFHWPGAALTLLVVLGLLCCHGSQPHGSNGIELVNAGALFLLLLLNLFLIGRQERLMKSEMVRRLKSIISQLNGALEGCAGEPLRWSSSLYPDLYTPSSPSWSLHWTYRDQQLVNLPVSLLVEGDIIALRPGQESFVSLRGIKDDEHIVLEPGDLFPPFSPPPSPRGNEKRSPQTPQQFRLFRVVRTPVLDSIRNSLDLALSRPITALDNERFTVQSVMAKFACPVVLVAFFTTNALRFFFNAPSLTPSCFNFIQLQMMGVVPILPLLFPVMWVLVNAYGEARVLAESSRSSPTGLLAKFSEDTLSSYTEVVSSQEILRCVWRHFVSMLRGESQTLCYTSSLLHSLGSVTVLCCVDKQGVLSWPNPSPETVLFFSGRMEMHDSQDDLRDDLSVGSFSRMEGDEDRDEVQEGEALLSMAAMEPSVHTGHEQEPSETSHDTARSSEALRSRRPPQAPRTKHPSGSNVSFSHDTEGGDPSQPCGMEMGCCEAEDFVCDYHLEMLSLSQDQQNPVSIQFDDSGWQGHLPSLKPLGLNILLNLCNSGVTQQLCRFSDHLSNLALQESHGAVLPVHVPWGLCELSRLIGFTPGARELFKQENHLTLYQLPSGEKAKESAPRRTPNFTKRQPPISHLISLLVRDSTTNNVQMLSHGSADLILEACTDFWDGADIYPLSGSDRKKVLDFYQRACLSGYCSAFAYKPMQVTLSPQLNGKCVELAPGPTLFSGVELPSTTPIKHGSRRNSWSSDEGIGEVVEKEDCVQALSGQIFMGMVSSQFQARLDTVRLIDALVNACIRFVYFSMEDELRSKVFAEKMGLETGWNCHISLTPNGDGHFDGAPSSPSHAGSLHDDLHQDSRDEAEGPLLLEEEGHSDLTSFQPTDSDVPSFLEDCNRAKLPRGIHQVRPHLKNIDNVPLLVPLFTDCTPETMCEMMKIMQENREVTCCLGSSANFRNSCLFLQSDLSIALDPLYPSRCSWETFGYVTNCGMNGDEEGLSPLGLSGQLNSLACSVTFHQGESVSMVKLIEQARHTTYGIRKCFLFLLQCQLTLVVIQFVACLVQLPPPVNITDILWLSCFCYPLLSVSLLGKPPDSSVMSVATGKNLDAIPRKTQQYFLGCFLLKFSLTVCAYLLGFGFTLHNVCSLAANSTIPRSDNSSCVHILTVSSSDPRAPHWFSDLSNGLLLCQKVMAGFLALHTGCWDRWYRQL